A single region of the Gorilla gorilla gorilla isolate KB3781 chromosome 1, NHGRI_mGorGor1-v2.1_pri, whole genome shotgun sequence genome encodes:
- the MAGOH gene encoding protein mago nashi homolog, with amino-acid sequence MESDFYLRYYVGHKGKFGHEFLEFEFRPDGKLRYANNSNYKNDVMIRKEAYVHKSVMEELKRIIDDSEITKEDDALWPPPDRVGRQELEIVIGDEHISFTTSKIGSLIDVNQSKDPEGLRVFYYLVQDLKCLVFSLIGLHFKIKPI; translated from the exons ATGGAGAGTGACTTTTATCTGCGTTACTACGTGGGGCACAAGGGCAAGTTCGGCCACGAGTTCCTGGAGTTTGAGTTTCGACCGGACG GGAAGTTAAGATATGCCAACAACAGCAATTATAAGAATGATGTCATGATCAGAAAAGAG GCTTATGTACATAAAAGCGTGATGGAGGAACTGAAGAGAATAATTGACGACAGTGAAATTACCAAAGAGGATGATGCATTGTGGCCTCCTCCTGACCGAGTGGGCCGGCAG GAGCTTGAAATCGTCATTGGAGATGAACACATTTCTTTTACAACATCAAAAATTGGTTCCCTTATTGATGTCAATCAATCCAA GGATCCAGAAGGCTTACGAGTATTTTATTATCTTGTCCAGGACCTGAAGTGTTTGGTCTTCAGTCTTATTGGATTACACTTCAAGATTAAACCAATCTAG